A window of Chitinophaga sp. MM2321 contains these coding sequences:
- a CDS encoding RNA polymerase sigma-70 factor: MEDLLRRIQYDSDQAAFREFYLSQAPQLLNFAFVYIKSKFIAEEVVNDVFMNLWRSRQRLHEIANPRVYLYVGVKNGISSYFSRNKEWQHVDIDTISEVSLEFTTDPEQLLITAELRKRIETAVNSLPPKCRVIFKMIKEDGLKYREVAEILHLSVKTVENQMTIAIRKISAEIYLVTGDEQLVNEYSKL; the protein is encoded by the coding sequence ATGGAGGATTTGTTGCGCCGTATTCAATACGATAGTGATCAGGCTGCATTCCGTGAGTTTTATTTATCCCAGGCTCCGCAACTGCTCAACTTCGCCTTTGTATACATTAAAAGCAAATTTATTGCAGAAGAGGTGGTGAACGACGTATTTATGAATCTTTGGCGTTCGCGTCAACGGCTTCATGAAATAGCAAACCCCCGCGTTTATCTGTATGTAGGTGTAAAGAACGGCATCTCCAGTTATTTCAGCAGAAATAAGGAGTGGCAGCATGTGGATATTGATACTATCTCTGAGGTTTCGCTGGAATTTACCACCGATCCGGAGCAACTGCTTATCACAGCGGAGCTACGGAAAAGGATAGAGACTGCTGTCAATAGTCTTCCGCCTAAATGCAGGGTCATTTTTAAGATGATCAAGGAAGATGGGCTTAAATACCGGGAGGTAGCAGAAATCCTGCACCTGTCGGTTAAAACGGTTGAAAACCAGATGACAATCGCTATCCGGAAGATCAGTGCAGAGATTTACCTGGTTACCGGTGATGAGCAGCTGGTGAATGAATACTCAAAATTATAG
- a CDS encoding ATP-binding protein: MGILLAESAGSSILMANSFLLNQFGYTSEEVTGKCVTWLIPLLRHITDTAAMEYYGIRKNGTRFPVSVSLKSDEGSVIIFVTDISDQHIAKETLRALETAIEKKEVPVTLSLPEAAAELTQNIKDLRIKNDVLRQLNKTLNNIWLNINTPLTFIRPDGLLMGINPAGEKILGYDKADLLEKQSVLIFHDPEEIALRADEFSQQLQEVVEPGINTLTIKAQKSLLNESEWVYIRKDGSRLPVSISVSPIYREGNIDSYIIIAIDITDRKKAEEEILKTLENERELNMLKSRFIALTSHEFRTPLSTILSSNYLLSKYQTTADQPKRDKHILRIARTVTMLRETLNVFLSVEKIEEKKIHVRNSTEETHKFVAVIVRELEGLRRGSQQLRYSHDGLPDAYLDHNLLKHILMNLISNAIKFSPETGIIRIHTISHPEKFILSVKDEGIGIAEEDRQHLFERFFRGSNAEAIQGTGLGLHIVAKYAELMKGDVICNSEKDKGTEFIVTIPSPQN, from the coding sequence ATGGGAATACTGCTGGCAGAAAGCGCAGGCAGTAGTATCCTGATGGCCAACTCCTTCCTGCTCAACCAGTTTGGCTATACCAGCGAAGAGGTAACCGGAAAATGCGTAACATGGCTGATTCCCTTACTCCGGCATATCACAGATACTGCGGCCATGGAATACTATGGCATCCGGAAAAATGGTACCAGGTTTCCCGTATCCGTTAGCCTCAAATCCGATGAAGGATCTGTGATCATATTTGTGACAGACATCTCCGATCAACATATCGCAAAAGAAACATTACGGGCCCTCGAAACAGCCATTGAAAAAAAAGAAGTCCCTGTAACGCTGTCGCTCCCCGAAGCTGCTGCTGAACTAACGCAGAACATAAAGGATCTCCGGATCAAAAATGATGTTCTCCGCCAGCTAAACAAAACACTGAACAATATATGGTTGAATATAAATACCCCCCTCACCTTCATCAGACCTGACGGGCTCCTGATGGGAATTAATCCCGCAGGGGAAAAAATTCTGGGTTATGACAAAGCAGATTTACTGGAAAAACAGTCTGTCCTTATCTTTCATGATCCGGAAGAGATAGCCCTTCGGGCAGATGAATTTTCCCAACAATTACAGGAAGTCGTTGAACCCGGCATAAACACGCTTACCATCAAGGCGCAAAAGAGCCTGCTGAACGAGTCTGAATGGGTGTATATCCGGAAAGACGGCAGCCGCCTGCCGGTATCTATCTCTGTTTCCCCCATCTACCGGGAAGGCAACATTGATAGCTATATAATTATTGCTATAGACATTACTGACCGGAAAAAGGCCGAAGAGGAAATACTAAAAACCCTGGAAAATGAACGGGAACTCAATATGTTGAAGTCGCGGTTTATTGCGCTCACCTCCCACGAATTCCGCACGCCACTCAGTACCATCCTGTCTTCTAATTATCTGCTTTCAAAATATCAAACAACAGCAGATCAGCCTAAACGGGATAAACATATCCTGCGCATCGCCCGCACCGTAACGATGCTGAGAGAAACCCTGAACGTTTTCCTGTCTGTGGAAAAAATAGAGGAAAAGAAAATACATGTACGCAACAGCACCGAAGAAACGCACAAATTCGTTGCTGTAATCGTCCGGGAACTGGAGGGACTGAGAAGAGGATCACAACAGCTGCGGTATTCACACGACGGTTTACCGGATGCTTACCTGGATCACAACCTCCTCAAACATATTTTAATGAACCTCATTTCAAATGCTATTAAATTTTCTCCGGAAACAGGTATTATCCGTATTCACACCATATCACATCCGGAGAAATTTATCCTCTCTGTAAAAGATGAAGGTATTGGTATTGCGGAAGAAGACCGGCAACATCTTTTTGAAAGATTTTTCCGGGGCAGCAATGCAGAGGCTATCCAGGGCACCGGCCTGGGACTCCACATTGTAGCCAAATATGCCGAACTGATGAAAGGCGATGTTATTTGCAACAGCGAAAAGGATAAAGGCACAGAATTTATCGTCACTATTCCATCCCCTCAAAATTAA
- a CDS encoding FecR domain-containing protein — MKEDRISLLLARRMSGEATETELEELQQWMKEHPDTAFVMEVVDSTQPSTTTDTRQWAESGWANLEAAMNAPEEETPVVISEKKVRRIPIRAMAAAVLILVVVSAAFLFRTRPLVDTHISQEKNKIVMRKGARSSIQLPDGTTVWMNSSSQLTYGDGFAHGNREVFLEGEAYFDVVQHESHPFIVHTGHIDILVLGTVFNVKAYPEDDHSETAVLNGKVAVTMHGGERKVEVTPGQKLLAWSKGSPDSLQIVPINLKKGDNFCDETAWINNQLIFKNKPFRLLAREMERWYNVDIHLQDSTLGNELFNGVFEKENIAEALKALQIATPFSFSQSGSDIYIKRQTQN; from the coding sequence ATGAAGGAAGACAGAATCAGCTTATTATTGGCAAGACGCATGTCGGGTGAAGCTACAGAAACCGAGCTGGAAGAATTGCAGCAGTGGATGAAGGAGCATCCTGATACCGCGTTTGTGATGGAGGTAGTGGATTCAACACAACCCAGTACTACTACCGATACCCGGCAGTGGGCGGAAAGTGGCTGGGCAAACCTGGAAGCGGCTATGAACGCACCGGAAGAAGAGACACCGGTGGTTATCAGCGAAAAAAAGGTGCGCCGTATCCCCATACGGGCAATGGCCGCAGCGGTGCTGATCCTGGTAGTGGTGAGTGCGGCCTTTTTGTTCCGTACCCGGCCACTGGTAGATACACATATCAGTCAGGAGAAGAATAAGATCGTTATGCGCAAAGGCGCCAGATCCAGCATACAACTGCCGGATGGCACCACCGTATGGATGAATAGCAGCAGTCAGCTTACCTATGGCGATGGCTTTGCCCATGGCAACCGGGAAGTATTCCTGGAAGGGGAAGCCTATTTTGATGTGGTGCAACACGAAAGCCATCCCTTTATTGTACATACCGGACATATCGATATCCTTGTGCTGGGAACCGTTTTTAATGTAAAAGCATATCCGGAAGATGATCATTCAGAGACGGCGGTACTGAACGGCAAAGTAGCCGTAACCATGCATGGCGGGGAACGAAAAGTGGAGGTCACTCCCGGACAAAAGCTGCTGGCATGGAGCAAAGGCTCTCCTGATAGTTTACAGATAGTCCCGATAAACCTGAAAAAAGGCGATAATTTTTGCGATGAAACAGCCTGGATAAACAACCAACTGATCTTTAAGAATAAACCCTTCCGGCTACTGGCCAGGGAGATGGAACGATGGTATAATGTAGATATTCATTTACAGGACTCCACTTTAGGCAATGAGTTATTTAATGGCGTATTTGAAAAGGAAAATATTGCGGAGGCATTAAAGGCATTACAGATTGCCACTCCCTTTTCCTTCTCTCAATCAGGATCTGATATTTATATAAAGAGGCAGACACAGAACTAA
- a CDS encoding cation-translocating P-type ATPase, with the protein MTGKLNLPENIKGLNDAEVADSRQQYGRNVPPLPDGNPLLGLLKELLAEPMLLLLIAVTVIYFIMGEWGEAYFMLAAIVVVSGISVYQDSRSRKALEALEKMNEPLSKVIRNGVLQSVPTADIVTGDMLLIEEGSTINADGVIIHSNDFSVNESTLTGEAYTVFKQADSEDNQVYSGTVVVSGLAICRVEKTGSHTKIGQLGTAILNIREEATPLQLQIRNFVKWMAFIGIAVFLAVWLVNYIRSGSIMDSLLKGLTLAMSILPEEIPVAFTTFMALGSRRLMQLGIIVKKIRTVEALGSATVICTDKTGTITENKMSLQAVYNAADHTLYETDNWPQEVINVAMWASEPVPFDPMEKTLHNLYTAITQADERPQYSMIHEYPLEGKPPMMTHIFENKEGHRIIAAKGAPEAILAVCALTGEAAAQINGQIKSLAEKGYRILGVASSSFTGNDFPAAQQELPFTFIGLVAFYDPPKANINEVFQHFYNAGIAIKIITGDNSTTTKAIARQAGLRQPDQATDGAALMQLDMPEMQQQLRDVNIFTRMFPEAKLAAINALKADNEVVAMTGDGVNDGPALKAAHIGIAMGKKGTEIAKQAAALILVNDDLSGMVDAVAMGRRIYTNIKKAIQYIISIHIPIILTVSLPLFLGWVYPDIFSPVHVIFLELIMGPTCSIVYENEPMEKNAMLVPPRPITQTFLSFREMNISILQGLMITAGVLSAYQWSVAQGYAEVNTRSMVFTTLIMANILLTLVNRSFYYSFISSMRNNNNKLLVGIICITLFLLAVMLYVPPVSDFFSIAPLNVRELLLCAGIGAVSVLWFEIWKLIAVRKISK; encoded by the coding sequence ATGACCGGTAAACTTAATCTCCCAGAAAATATAAAAGGACTGAATGACGCTGAAGTAGCGGACTCCCGGCAGCAGTATGGCCGAAATGTTCCTCCTTTACCGGATGGCAATCCCCTCCTCGGGTTGCTGAAAGAGCTGCTGGCAGAACCGATGCTGTTACTACTGATAGCCGTTACCGTTATATACTTCATCATGGGGGAATGGGGAGAAGCCTACTTCATGCTGGCAGCCATTGTAGTGGTATCCGGCATCTCTGTTTACCAGGACAGCCGCAGCAGGAAAGCACTGGAGGCGCTGGAGAAAATGAATGAACCACTCAGTAAAGTAATCCGCAACGGTGTATTGCAGTCCGTTCCTACTGCTGATATCGTCACCGGCGATATGCTCCTGATCGAGGAAGGCAGCACCATCAATGCAGATGGCGTGATTATACACAGCAACGATTTTTCTGTGAATGAATCCACCCTTACCGGTGAAGCCTATACGGTGTTTAAGCAGGCGGATAGTGAAGATAACCAGGTGTATAGCGGCACTGTGGTAGTGTCTGGCCTGGCTATCTGCCGGGTGGAAAAAACAGGCAGCCACACTAAAATAGGACAACTGGGCACCGCCATTCTCAACATCCGGGAAGAAGCCACCCCTCTACAACTACAGATCCGGAACTTCGTGAAATGGATGGCCTTCATAGGTATTGCCGTTTTCCTGGCCGTATGGCTGGTCAATTATATCCGCAGCGGCAGTATTATGGACAGCCTGTTGAAAGGACTCACCCTGGCAATGTCTATCCTTCCGGAAGAAATCCCCGTAGCCTTCACCACCTTTATGGCGCTGGGTTCCAGGCGGCTCATGCAACTAGGTATCATCGTAAAAAAGATCCGGACCGTAGAAGCACTGGGTAGCGCAACGGTTATCTGTACCGATAAAACAGGCACCATCACAGAAAACAAGATGAGCCTGCAAGCCGTCTACAACGCAGCAGATCATACTTTATACGAAACAGATAACTGGCCGCAGGAAGTGATTAACGTGGCGATGTGGGCAAGTGAACCCGTGCCGTTTGATCCGATGGAGAAAACCCTGCACAACCTGTACACAGCCATCACACAAGCGGACGAGCGCCCGCAGTACAGCATGATCCACGAATATCCACTGGAAGGCAAGCCGCCTATGATGACCCATATCTTTGAAAATAAGGAAGGGCATCGTATCATTGCCGCCAAAGGTGCGCCGGAAGCCATTTTAGCAGTATGCGCACTGACCGGCGAAGCTGCAGCACAAATAAACGGACAAATAAAATCACTGGCAGAAAAAGGCTACCGGATATTGGGTGTTGCTTCCTCTTCCTTTACCGGCAACGATTTCCCGGCTGCGCAACAGGAATTACCATTTACCTTCATCGGGCTGGTTGCTTTTTACGATCCGCCCAAAGCCAATATCAACGAGGTGTTCCAACACTTTTACAACGCAGGTATTGCTATAAAAATTATTACGGGAGATAACAGCACCACCACCAAAGCCATTGCCAGGCAGGCAGGACTACGGCAACCCGATCAGGCAACAGACGGCGCAGCACTGATGCAGCTGGATATGCCGGAGATGCAGCAACAACTGCGGGACGTAAATATTTTCACCCGTATGTTTCCCGAAGCAAAACTGGCCGCCATCAATGCATTAAAGGCAGACAACGAAGTGGTAGCCATGACCGGCGATGGTGTAAATGACGGACCGGCATTGAAAGCAGCACATATAGGCATCGCCATGGGCAAAAAAGGTACGGAAATAGCCAAACAGGCCGCGGCGCTGATCCTCGTAAATGATGATCTCTCCGGTATGGTGGATGCCGTAGCCATGGGAAGACGAATCTATACCAACATCAAAAAGGCGATACAATATATCATCTCTATTCACATTCCTATTATACTGACGGTGTCATTGCCTTTATTCCTGGGATGGGTTTACCCCGATATCTTCAGCCCCGTGCATGTTATCTTCCTGGAGCTGATCATGGGGCCTACCTGCTCCATCGTGTATGAAAATGAACCCATGGAAAAAAACGCGATGCTGGTACCACCCCGCCCTATTACACAAACATTCCTCTCCTTCCGGGAAATGAATATCAGTATCCTCCAGGGATTGATGATCACCGCAGGCGTATTATCCGCCTATCAGTGGAGTGTAGCGCAGGGATATGCCGAAGTAAATACCCGCAGTATGGTATTTACTACGCTGATTATGGCAAACATATTGCTTACGCTGGTGAACCGTTCTTTCTATTATTCTTTCATCAGTAGTATGCGTAATAATAATAACAAATTACTGGTCGGTATTATCTGCATTACACTCTTCCTGTTGGCAGTAATGTTGTATGTACCGCCGGTATCAGATTTCTTCAGTATTGCCCCGCTCAACGTCCGCGAACTATTGCTTTGTGCCGGAATTGGCGCGGTATCTGTGCTGTGGTTCGAAATCTGGAAATTGATTGCAGTCAGAAAAATATCAAAATAA
- a CDS encoding D-glycerate dehydrogenase, translating to MTLLQRAGVSVTQWTEKRNLTQEELVAHCQQYDALLLASDNKIDRPFLEQCRHLKVVSLLSVGYDKVDVAAANELGVPITNTPGVVSAATADTAFLLMLSVSRKAFYQHKRIIKGDWGFTEPTANLGMEVQGKTLGIWGLGNIGYVMAQRCISAFNMKVIYCNRGRNEAAEKELGAIRVSFEELLAQSDVLSVHTALTVETTGKFDHAAFGKMKPSAIFINTARGGIHKEKDLIAALEAGTIWGAGLDVTNPEPMAPGNPLLEMPTVAVLPHIGSATIETRNAMSVIAAKNIVAAMNDMALPNQVTSL from the coding sequence ATGACATTACTGCAACGTGCAGGCGTAAGCGTTACCCAATGGACAGAAAAGCGTAACCTTACACAGGAAGAGCTGGTGGCGCATTGCCAGCAATACGACGCCTTGCTGCTGGCAAGTGATAATAAAATAGACCGCCCCTTCCTGGAGCAATGCCGCCACCTGAAAGTGGTGAGTTTATTATCTGTAGGATACGACAAGGTAGATGTTGCTGCTGCCAACGAACTGGGCGTACCCATCACCAACACACCGGGTGTAGTGAGCGCGGCTACTGCTGATACTGCATTCCTGCTGATGCTGTCTGTTTCCCGCAAAGCTTTTTATCAACATAAAAGAATTATAAAAGGAGACTGGGGCTTTACAGAACCCACTGCCAACCTCGGTATGGAAGTACAAGGGAAAACCCTTGGTATCTGGGGACTGGGCAACATCGGTTATGTAATGGCGCAAAGGTGTATCAGCGCCTTCAATATGAAAGTGATTTATTGTAACCGGGGCCGCAATGAAGCAGCAGAAAAAGAACTGGGCGCCATACGGGTATCTTTTGAAGAGCTGCTGGCGCAAAGTGATGTACTTTCTGTACATACTGCATTAACCGTTGAAACAACCGGCAAATTTGATCATGCCGCCTTCGGAAAAATGAAGCCGTCGGCTATCTTTATCAACACAGCCAGAGGAGGTATTCACAAAGAAAAAGACCTTATAGCCGCATTAGAGGCGGGCACTATCTGGGGCGCCGGACTGGACGTTACTAACCCCGAACCAATGGCTCCCGGCAATCCATTGCTGGAAATGCCCACGGTAGCCGTATTACCGCATATTGGCTCGGCTACTATAGAAACGAGAAATGCCATGTCAGTGATAGCAGCAAAGAATATTGTTGCCGCTATGAATGACATGGCATTACCGAATCAGGTTACTTCTTTATAG
- a CDS encoding pirin family protein: MKTQHFPASERGLKDIGWLKSNFSFSFSDYYNPMRSAFGTLIAFNDDYVQAGKGFGIHPHVNMEIISVLLAGKMNHKDTLGYSTKIEAGAVQIMSAGEGLRHEEYNIGEGDVNFLQIWIAPKLQNISPRYQQRSFPREKRKNKLVTIVSSEEGPEHCWINQNSKLSLGYYEQPGSIQYNLHPVNKCLFIFLIAGSLKTHNQVLQERDAIGIWEASEISLQYGENTEFLVIETPVNQK; this comes from the coding sequence ATGAAAACACAACACTTCCCTGCAAGTGAGAGAGGACTCAAAGACATCGGCTGGCTGAAAAGTAATTTCTCCTTCAGCTTCAGCGATTATTACAACCCGATGCGCAGCGCCTTCGGTACACTGATCGCCTTTAATGACGATTATGTTCAGGCTGGCAAAGGATTTGGTATCCATCCTCATGTAAATATGGAAATTATATCAGTACTGCTGGCTGGTAAAATGAACCACAAGGATACTTTAGGCTACAGTACAAAAATTGAAGCCGGTGCCGTACAGATCATGAGTGCCGGCGAAGGATTAAGACATGAAGAATATAATATCGGTGAGGGAGATGTCAACTTCCTCCAGATCTGGATTGCACCCAAACTGCAAAATATCAGTCCCCGTTATCAACAGCGCAGCTTCCCCCGTGAGAAAAGAAAAAACAAGCTCGTAACCATCGTATCCAGCGAAGAAGGCCCCGAACATTGCTGGATCAATCAGAACAGCAAATTATCCCTGGGATATTACGAACAACCGGGTTCTATTCAATACAACCTGCACCCGGTCAACAAATGCCTGTTTATCTTCCTCATCGCCGGTTCCTTAAAAACACATAACCAGGTATTACAGGAGCGGGATGCCATCGGTATCTGGGAGGCCAGTGAAATAAGTTTGCAGTATGGCGAAAACACGGAATTCCTCGTAATTGAAACCCCGGTGAACCAAAAATAA
- a CDS encoding response regulator yields MEKILLIEDNEDILDNLSEILELADYEVLTAVNGIEGVTMALEHHPDLIICDIMMPALDGFGVLHMLHKNQTLRPIPFIFLTAKAERTDIRKGMEMGADDYITKPFEGTELLKAIESRLKRCAEIKQTMTGGLNGLHALLAVTTGKDLLSSLKEDRNTNHYKKKQQVYTAGNRPECLYYILQGKVKTYHRNDEGKELITGLYNEGDFLGYTALLESSSYKESAEAMEETSLAAIPHEDFQQLVNNNPEVLHKFVQLLAKNITEKEQQLIGLAYNSLRKKVAAALLTLDKKYNSSGNKNFSIDISRENLAAIAGVAKESLIRTLGDFRDEELIGLKEGQIILKGREKLDMH; encoded by the coding sequence TTGGAAAAGATACTGTTAATAGAAGATAATGAAGACATTCTCGATAACCTGTCCGAAATCCTCGAACTGGCCGATTACGAAGTGCTGACAGCGGTGAATGGTATTGAAGGCGTGACAATGGCGCTGGAACACCACCCCGACCTCATCATATGCGATATTATGATGCCTGCACTGGATGGCTTTGGCGTATTGCATATGTTGCATAAAAACCAGACCCTCCGTCCTATTCCATTCATCTTCCTCACGGCTAAAGCAGAACGCACGGATATACGAAAAGGAATGGAAATGGGCGCCGATGATTACATCACAAAACCTTTTGAAGGAACAGAACTACTAAAGGCCATTGAAAGCCGCCTGAAAAGATGTGCTGAAATAAAACAAACCATGACCGGTGGGCTGAACGGATTGCATGCACTACTGGCGGTTACTACCGGCAAGGATTTGCTGTCATCCCTGAAAGAAGACCGCAACACCAATCACTACAAAAAGAAACAACAGGTATACACAGCCGGCAACCGCCCCGAATGCCTGTATTATATCCTGCAGGGAAAAGTAAAAACCTATCACCGGAATGATGAAGGGAAAGAACTGATTACGGGGTTGTATAATGAAGGCGATTTTCTCGGCTACACAGCCCTCCTGGAAAGCAGCTCCTACAAAGAAAGTGCGGAGGCGATGGAAGAAACTTCGCTCGCAGCGATCCCGCACGAAGACTTTCAGCAACTGGTCAACAACAACCCTGAAGTGTTGCATAAATTTGTACAATTGCTCGCAAAAAATATTACGGAAAAAGAACAGCAGCTGATAGGACTTGCTTATAATTCACTGCGCAAAAAAGTAGCGGCAGCGTTGCTTACGCTTGACAAAAAATACAATAGCAGCGGGAATAAAAATTTCTCTATAGATATCAGCCGCGAAAACCTGGCGGCAATAGCTGGTGTGGCAAAAGAATCGCTGATCCGCACCCTGGGCGACTTCCGTGACGAAGAACTGATAGGGCTGAAAGAAGGACAGATTATATTGAAGGGACGGGAAAAACTGGATATGCATTAA
- a CDS encoding glycosyltransferase family 39 protein — translation MGKTARGVSFIGYITANKQLLAAICIIAVLRFSFIGIMGLMPQDAYYYFYGQHFALSYFDHPPAIAWILRAFTDLFGRHAFVIKMADTLVTLCTVFAFYRLSGYFLSRRRAWNALLLLYSTLMVTLLSLVSTPDVPLLLFWSLSLIALYKAVFEGSKAAWIWTGIAMGLAFDSKYTGIFLPVGTVLFLLLSGTHRKYLLSPWFGLSVVFFFLTISPVVIWNADNQFASFRFQSSGRVSGAELHPLDFFGVLGHQAAILMPVLLVALFYYLYKAARKYGWRIMQIPADKLFLLSFFLPVFLGFLLLSPVYWVKLNWMMPAYITGIIWVSTWLGMKYIRWQWIVSLVIHLALAVEIIFYPVPIHSDDTMIGWSGLGTGVKALRAEYPDDFIFAADDYKTSAMLNFYLGEMVYSRNIIGENALQFDYIGTDVQALKGRNAIFINSLTDVNDDIDEEAFVKQVRPFFDTVEPLPPIVVKQHGRVVRKFLVFRCRDYHPPVMLP, via the coding sequence ATGGGGAAAACTGCCCGGGGGGTTAGCTTTATTGGATATATCACCGCAAATAAGCAGCTGCTTGCGGCCATTTGCATCATCGCCGTATTGAGATTTTCATTTATAGGCATAATGGGGTTGATGCCACAGGATGCCTATTATTATTTTTACGGGCAACACTTTGCACTTTCTTATTTTGATCATCCACCGGCTATAGCGTGGATCCTGCGTGCATTTACGGATCTATTCGGCAGGCATGCCTTCGTCATTAAAATGGCGGATACACTGGTAACGCTGTGTACTGTTTTTGCTTTTTACCGGCTGTCCGGGTATTTCCTTTCCAGGCGCCGCGCCTGGAATGCTTTGCTATTGCTGTATTCCACGCTGATGGTGACGTTATTGTCCTTGGTATCCACACCGGATGTGCCGTTGCTGTTGTTCTGGAGCTTATCGCTGATTGCTTTGTACAAGGCGGTATTTGAAGGTAGTAAAGCCGCGTGGATATGGACAGGTATAGCCATGGGGCTGGCATTCGACAGCAAGTACACGGGTATCTTTTTACCGGTTGGTACGGTACTGTTTTTATTGTTGTCCGGTACACACCGGAAATATTTGTTGTCGCCGTGGTTCGGGTTGAGCGTCGTGTTTTTCTTCCTGACAATTTCGCCGGTCGTGATCTGGAATGCGGATAACCAGTTTGCGTCTTTCCGTTTTCAGTCATCCGGCAGGGTGAGTGGTGCGGAGCTGCATCCGTTGGACTTCTTCGGTGTTTTAGGGCACCAGGCGGCTATCCTGATGCCGGTATTGTTAGTGGCATTGTTTTATTATCTCTATAAAGCAGCGCGTAAATATGGCTGGCGGATCATGCAGATCCCGGCGGATAAATTATTTCTGTTGAGCTTTTTTTTACCGGTATTCCTGGGCTTTCTGCTGTTGTCACCTGTGTATTGGGTAAAGCTCAACTGGATGATGCCGGCTTATATAACCGGGATCATCTGGGTAAGTACCTGGTTAGGGATGAAATACATCCGCTGGCAATGGATTGTTTCTCTGGTGATTCACCTGGCGCTGGCAGTGGAGATTATTTTTTATCCGGTGCCTATTCACTCTGACGATACGATGATCGGCTGGAGTGGATTGGGAACAGGCGTCAAAGCATTACGTGCCGAATATCCGGATGATTTTATTTTTGCCGCCGATGATTATAAGACGAGCGCCATGCTGAATTTTTACCTGGGAGAGATGGTGTATTCGCGGAATATCATCGGGGAGAATGCTTTGCAGTTTGATTATATAGGCACGGATGTACAGGCGCTCAAAGGCAGGAATGCGATCTTTATCAATTCTCTGACAGATGTAAATGACGATATCGATGAAGAAGCCTTTGTAAAACAAGTCCGGCCTTTCTTCGATACTGTGGAACCTTTGCCACCAATTGTGGTAAAACAGCATGGTCGCGTAGTACGCAAGTTCCTGGTATTCCGTTGCCGGGATTATCATCCGCCGGTAATGTTGCCATAA